A window of the Pseudoalteromonas sp. A25 genome harbors these coding sequences:
- a CDS encoding formylglycine-generating enzyme family protein, whose translation MRIAPLSFFVSATLMAACATFNVTAQDTATVNAIESELSVKQAELDNYTQILDKHLGEETRLQSQLDLLRKRSTDLDKEKNQALDAMNDLYRRLIDDPTIDISKAQARYKEAVSEHKKNKDDITMQLAAIASHRKDIEQIRVTKHTLINTLESLKDQLSTARVERLRNEFTREGTLEVDHTINCKRTETLAACEQRGQQMALQKATKRFVDQLFANLTEQRLVEPKRNLAGAQVQVLNSHVVSSAFSGQGNYSVNLSVSMRGDVNNSRLCSLISIDNRFCAEYGTPMAGSVGTYQANYPAVYNDSQLNFSEQTTTVPSRVQVSRLNVEPTIEVTQSSAQAMPEKKTPAMIPVTLRSNVYDDEVFINGVSYGSTKLSVKLPAGTYDVEIRKLGYKPYKKRMTIRKAQTINAKLVKKPESIAVPTPKSEQGSTETTPKVISQTPKNEVVIVPAGSFKMGDLVGNGLANERPVLEKVLSNSYGMQSTEVTVGEFRMFIESTGYVTAAQKSRGCAYYKDGEPVWELDYNWQAPGYEQAENFPVVCVSYEDAKAYANWLSAEQGEQFRLPNEVEWEYAARAGTKSEYPWGNEIGKSLANCGWCGSEWSNKSAAPVGEFPPNYYGLYDTVGNVWEWTQKRASQSGVTVRGGAWNFAPSLARVSTRLELATDFRANYIGFRLVRER comes from the coding sequence ATGCGAATAGCTCCTTTATCTTTTTTTGTCTCTGCCACATTGATGGCTGCCTGTGCGACATTCAACGTAACGGCGCAAGACACAGCAACGGTGAATGCCATTGAATCAGAACTTTCGGTGAAACAAGCTGAATTAGATAATTACACGCAAATATTGGACAAGCACTTAGGTGAAGAAACGAGGTTACAGTCGCAATTAGACTTACTGAGAAAGCGTTCAACTGATTTGGATAAAGAAAAAAACCAAGCGTTAGATGCGATGAATGATCTTTATCGTCGCTTAATCGATGACCCAACAATTGACATTTCAAAAGCGCAAGCCCGGTATAAAGAAGCGGTTTCGGAACACAAAAAAAATAAAGATGATATTACGATGCAGCTAGCGGCCATAGCTTCACATCGAAAAGATATAGAACAAATCAGAGTAACTAAACACACTTTAATTAACACATTAGAAAGTTTAAAAGACCAATTGAGTACAGCGCGTGTAGAACGTTTACGCAACGAATTCACGCGTGAAGGTACATTAGAAGTTGACCATACTATCAATTGTAAGCGTACTGAAACATTGGCTGCTTGTGAGCAACGAGGGCAGCAAATGGCGTTGCAAAAAGCGACCAAACGTTTCGTTGATCAATTATTTGCGAACTTAACCGAGCAGCGTCTTGTTGAACCCAAACGGAATCTAGCAGGGGCGCAAGTTCAAGTGCTCAATAGCCATGTCGTGAGTAGTGCGTTTAGTGGGCAAGGTAACTACAGCGTGAACTTGAGTGTGAGTATGCGTGGTGATGTTAATAATAGTCGACTGTGTAGCTTGATAAGTATAGATAATAGATTTTGTGCAGAATATGGCACGCCAATGGCGGGGTCTGTCGGAACTTATCAAGCGAATTACCCTGCTGTATACAACGACAGTCAATTAAATTTCTCTGAGCAAACTACCACAGTGCCAAGTCGTGTACAGGTATCTAGGCTTAACGTAGAACCAACCATTGAAGTAACGCAATCAAGTGCGCAGGCCATGCCGGAAAAAAAAACTCCGGCCATGATCCCCGTCACTTTACGCTCTAATGTGTATGATGATGAAGTTTTTATTAATGGGGTGAGTTATGGCTCAACGAAGCTTTCAGTAAAGCTTCCTGCTGGTACATATGATGTTGAAATACGAAAGCTAGGATATAAGCCTTATAAAAAGCGAATGACTATTCGCAAGGCACAGACAATTAACGCAAAGCTGGTAAAAAAGCCTGAGTCGATTGCTGTACCGACACCAAAAAGCGAGCAAGGCAGTACTGAAACTACACCAAAAGTTATCTCGCAAACACCAAAAAATGAAGTGGTGATTGTTCCGGCAGGTTCATTCAAAATGGGTGACTTGGTTGGGAATGGATTAGCGAATGAACGCCCTGTTTTGGAAAAGGTGCTTAGTAACTCTTATGGGATGCAAAGCACGGAAGTGACCGTCGGTGAGTTTAGGATGTTCATTGAAAGTACGGGGTATGTTACTGCTGCGCAAAAAAGTCGTGGTTGCGCGTATTACAAAGACGGTGAGCCTGTTTGGGAGCTAGATTATAATTGGCAAGCACCAGGCTACGAGCAAGCAGAGAATTTTCCTGTTGTATGTGTGTCGTATGAAGATGCTAAAGCTTATGCGAATTGGCTCTCTGCAGAGCAAGGTGAACAATTTAGACTGCCTAATGAAGTTGAGTGGGAATATGCCGCAAGAGCTGGCACTAAATCTGAATACCCATGGGGTAATGAAATCGGCAAAAGCTTAGCTAACTGCGGTTGGTGTGGTAGTGAGTGGTCCAATAAAAGTGCAGCGCCAGTGGGAGAGTTTCCTCCTAATTATTATGGACTGTATGACACTGTAGGTAATGTGTGGGAGTGGACACAAAAACGAGCATCTCAAAGTGGTGTTACGGTGCGTGGAGGTGCTTGGAATTTTGCGCCAAGCCTAGCGCGAGTGTCTACTCGATTAGAGTTAGCTACAGATTTTCGAGCAAATTACATCGGTTTTCGTTTAGTACGAGAGCGGTAA
- a CDS encoding rod shape-determining protein codes for MFKKLRGLFSNDLSIDLGTANTLIYVKEEGIVLNEPSVVAIRQERAGGPKSVASVGTAAKQMLGRTPGNIKAIRPMKDGVIADFYVTEKMLQHFIKQVHNNNFMRPSPRVLICVPCGATQVEKRAIRESAMGAGAREVYLIEEPMAAAIGAGLPVSEATGSMVVDIGGGTTEVAIISLNGVVYSSSVRIGGDKFDEAIINYVRRNFGSLIGEATAEHIKHEIGSAFRSDEPISIEVRGRNLAEGVPRSFTLNSHEILEALQEPLMGIVSAVMVALEQSPPELASDISAHGMVLTGGGALLKDLDRLLMEETGIPVVVADDPLTCVARGGGKALEMIDMHGGDVFSYD; via the coding sequence ATGTTTAAAAAATTACGCGGATTATTTTCCAACGACCTATCTATTGACTTAGGTACAGCTAACACTCTTATTTATGTAAAAGAAGAAGGCATTGTGTTAAATGAACCTTCAGTTGTCGCGATTAGACAAGAGCGCGCGGGAGGGCCTAAAAGTGTTGCTTCTGTAGGTACAGCAGCTAAACAAATGCTGGGCCGTACCCCAGGCAATATAAAGGCAATTCGACCAATGAAAGACGGTGTAATTGCTGACTTTTATGTGACTGAAAAAATGCTACAGCACTTTATAAAACAAGTGCACAATAATAACTTTATGAGACCAAGCCCACGTGTTTTGATTTGTGTGCCGTGTGGCGCAACACAAGTAGAAAAACGGGCTATACGTGAATCTGCGATGGGAGCAGGAGCCAGAGAGGTTTATTTAATTGAGGAACCTATGGCAGCCGCGATAGGTGCCGGATTGCCAGTATCTGAAGCAACAGGTTCTATGGTTGTTGATATTGGTGGTGGTACAACTGAAGTTGCTATTATTTCTCTCAATGGTGTGGTCTATTCATCATCTGTACGCATTGGTGGCGACAAATTTGATGAGGCTATTATTAACTATGTACGCCGTAACTTTGGTAGTTTAATTGGTGAGGCAACAGCTGAGCATATTAAACATGAAATCGGCTCTGCATTTAGAAGCGATGAACCTATTTCGATTGAGGTAAGGGGTCGTAATTTAGCAGAAGGGGTGCCTCGCTCATTTACACTAAACTCTCATGAAATTCTTGAAGCGTTACAAGAGCCGCTAATGGGGATCGTTAGTGCGGTTATGGTGGCGTTGGAACAGTCTCCTCCAGAATTAGCGTCGGATATTTCTGCACACGGTATGGTATTAACTGGCGGTGGTGCGTTGTTGAAAGATTTAGACAGACTACTTATGGAAGAAACAGGCATTCCAGTTGTTGTTGCTGATGATCCGCTTACGTGTGTTGCCAGAGGTGGCGGTAAGGCTCTGGAAATGATTGATATGCACGGTGGTGACGTATTTAGCTACGACTAA
- the mreC gene encoding rod shape-determining protein MreC, protein MNLLFGRTVSLQLRLTVAVMLSIILIVGDRFTQGGDMIRTSLHTAVSPLLYLASMPYEVFNSGAKSLQTREQLNEENSTLKHKQLLQSEQLQQLQFLQQENKKLRALLNASAREKNTRQIAQVISVHSNPYSHQVVVNRGTIDGVTESQPVIDEMGLVGQLTQVGTTTSRVLLMTDITHATPVRILRNDVRTVVEGIGKINKLKLSHVPHSLDVRIGDVLVTSGLGGTFPEGYPVAVVTELNRDEGLPFAQVYAEPIAQLDRVRLLLILGRTSQESLDND, encoded by the coding sequence ATGAATTTACTATTTGGCCGCACGGTATCACTGCAACTGCGCTTAACTGTTGCAGTGATGCTAAGTATTATATTAATTGTTGGAGATCGCTTCACACAAGGCGGAGACATGATCAGGACTAGCTTGCATACTGCGGTTAGTCCTTTGTTGTATTTAGCGAGTATGCCCTACGAAGTTTTTAATAGTGGTGCTAAAAGCCTACAAACTCGTGAGCAGCTGAATGAAGAAAATAGCACACTAAAGCATAAGCAGTTATTACAAAGTGAGCAGCTGCAACAGCTGCAGTTTTTACAACAAGAAAACAAAAAACTCAGGGCATTGTTAAATGCATCTGCAAGAGAGAAAAATACGCGACAAATCGCGCAAGTAATATCAGTTCATTCTAATCCCTATAGTCATCAAGTTGTGGTAAATCGTGGCACAATAGACGGGGTTACAGAAAGCCAGCCTGTTATCGATGAAATGGGCTTGGTAGGACAGTTAACTCAAGTGGGGACTACAACATCACGCGTACTTTTGATGACAGATATTACCCATGCTACACCCGTTAGGATATTACGTAATGATGTACGTACTGTTGTTGAGGGGATTGGCAAGATTAATAAGTTGAAGCTGTCACATGTACCCCATAGTTTAGATGTTCGAATTGGAGATGTTTTAGTGACCTCCGGGCTTGGTGGTACGTTTCCAGAGGGGTACCCCGTTGCTGTTGTGACAGAGCTCAATCGTGATGAAGGTTTGCCCTTTGCACAGGTATACGCAGAGCCGATCGCACAGTTAGATAGGGTTCGTTTGTTATTGATTTTAGGGCGGACTTCACAAGAGAGCTTAGATAATGATTAA
- the mreD gene encoding rod shape-determining protein MreD, whose product MIKRYYFLIAFSVFLALVMALMPLPISAEPFRPDWVLLVLMYWSLAVPHRVNIGWAWVAGLLMDLAIGAPLGVNSLTYSICIYITVSNFQKIRNFSIWQQAMLVGLFLTLYHLLLFWLNHFLLDVYFSPHYLWPAFTGMLCWPWIFLLLRKYRRQFRIR is encoded by the coding sequence ATGATTAAGCGCTATTATTTTCTTATTGCTTTTAGTGTTTTTCTTGCTTTGGTGATGGCGTTAATGCCGTTGCCTATTTCTGCTGAACCGTTTCGTCCTGATTGGGTGTTGCTGGTCCTTATGTATTGGTCTTTGGCTGTGCCACACCGTGTTAATATTGGTTGGGCATGGGTGGCTGGTTTGCTCATGGATCTAGCTATTGGTGCTCCTTTGGGGGTTAATTCGTTAACCTACTCCATATGTATCTATATCACAGTCAGCAACTTTCAAAAAATACGTAATTTTTCAATTTGGCAGCAGGCGATGTTAGTGGGTTTGTTCTTAACGCTTTATCATTTACTGTTGTTTTGGTTAAACCATTTTTTACTTGACGTGTATTTTAGTCCCCATTATTTGTGGCCTGCTTTTACTGGTATGTTATGTTGGCCATGGATCTTTTTATTACTAAGAAAGTACCGTCGTCAGTTTAGGATCCGTTAA
- a CDS encoding Maf family protein, with translation MPLSLYLASASPRRKQLLAQLEYEFVQFSVDADETQLSNESPLEYVERLARLKAELGVQKGYNDRPVLGSDTVVVIDDIALGKPKDKSDFLSTMERLSGRTHQVYTAVALADSTHTLSCVVATDVTFKMLSEREIDQYWLSGEPLDKAGGYGIQGIGGKFVTKMSGSYFAVMGLPLYETEQLIKEFTEGYYE, from the coding sequence ATGCCCCTAAGTTTGTATTTAGCTTCTGCATCGCCCAGACGTAAGCAGCTCTTAGCTCAACTTGAATATGAGTTTGTTCAATTTTCAGTTGATGCTGACGAAACACAGCTATCTAATGAATCACCTCTAGAATATGTTGAGCGCCTAGCACGATTAAAGGCCGAGTTGGGGGTTCAAAAAGGTTATAATGACCGGCCTGTACTAGGTAGTGATACGGTAGTCGTTATTGATGATATCGCTTTAGGTAAACCAAAAGATAAGTCAGATTTTTTAAGCACAATGGAAAGACTCTCAGGCCGTACCCACCAAGTATATACCGCAGTCGCGTTAGCTGATAGCACGCACACGTTAAGTTGTGTGGTGGCGACCGATGTCACTTTTAAAATGTTAAGTGAGCGAGAAATTGATCAGTATTGGCTAAGTGGTGAACCATTAGATAAAGCTGGTGGCTATGGTATTCAAGGGATAGGCGGAAAATTTGTTACGAAAATGTCGGGTAGCTACTTTGCGGTAATGGGTTTACCTTTATATGAAACTGAGCAACTAATTAAAGAATTTACCGAAGGCTATTATGAGTAG